The following are from one region of the Variovorax sp. V213 genome:
- a CDS encoding protein-L-isoaspartate(D-aspartate) O-methyltransferase gives MATQRPGFPVRLTPTASAATRGRLPAVPAKPMVPTTPSMASDAVRARMVQKLAAQGITDPRVLRALGAVERHRFVDSALVNQAYEDTSLPIGLGQTISKPSVVARMIELLLGAPALAGKPQERLGRVLEIGTGCGYQAAVLNHVATEVYSIERLRGLHERARANLRHFRLATVHLMLGDGMVGYAKGAPYAGIIAAAGGEAVPEAWTEQLAVGGRIVAPTQSAGGGQALVVIDKTARGLERRILEAVHFVPLKSGIA, from the coding sequence ATGGCCACGCAACGGCCTGGATTCCCGGTTCGCCTGACACCCACTGCTTCAGCCGCCACGCGCGGGCGGTTGCCCGCTGTGCCGGCGAAGCCGATGGTGCCGACCACGCCATCGATGGCTTCCGACGCCGTGCGCGCGCGCATGGTGCAGAAACTTGCCGCCCAGGGCATCACCGATCCGCGCGTGCTGCGCGCATTGGGCGCGGTAGAGCGGCATCGCTTCGTCGACAGTGCACTGGTCAACCAGGCGTACGAGGACACGAGCCTGCCCATCGGCCTGGGTCAGACCATCTCCAAACCGAGCGTGGTGGCTCGAATGATCGAGCTCCTGCTGGGCGCGCCCGCGCTGGCCGGCAAGCCGCAGGAGCGCCTGGGGCGCGTGCTGGAAATCGGCACCGGCTGCGGTTACCAGGCGGCGGTGCTGAACCATGTGGCCACGGAGGTCTACAGCATCGAGCGCCTGCGCGGCCTGCACGAGCGCGCACGCGCCAATCTGCGGCACTTCCGGTTGGCAACGGTGCACCTGATGCTGGGTGACGGCATGGTCGGCTATGCCAAGGGCGCTCCGTACGCGGGCATCATCGCCGCGGCGGGCGGCGAAGCGGTTCCGGAAGCCTGGACCGAACAACTCGCCGTGGGCGGACGCATCGTCGCGCCCACGCAATCGGCGGGGGGCGGACAGGCCCTCGTCGTCATCGATAAAACCGCCCGCGGACTCGAGCGCCGCATTCTTGAGGCGGTTCACTTTGTCCCCCTAAAATCGGGCATCGCTTGA
- the surE gene encoding 5'/3'-nucleotidase SurE: MKILISNDDGFQAPGIVALHDALKDIADVEVVAPEHNNSAKSNALTLAAPLYVHKAHNGFRYVTGTPADCVHIALKGLLDYRPDLVVSGINNGANMGDDTIYSGTVGAAMEAYLFGIPAIAFSQIEKGWAHVDAAAQVARRLVQQIERERMLDGGAFLLNVNVPNRPFDELKPMTVCRLGRRHAAEKVITQESPRGETMYWIAGAGGAKDSGEGTDFHATAAGHIALTPLQIDLTDHANLGQWRETVARLGN, translated from the coding sequence ATGAAGATACTTATTTCCAATGACGATGGCTTTCAGGCACCGGGCATCGTCGCATTGCACGACGCTCTGAAAGACATCGCCGATGTCGAGGTGGTTGCACCCGAGCACAACAACAGCGCCAAATCGAATGCGCTCACCCTGGCGGCACCTCTCTACGTGCACAAGGCACACAACGGTTTTCGCTATGTGACAGGCACGCCGGCCGACTGCGTGCACATCGCGCTCAAGGGGTTGCTCGACTACCGGCCCGACCTGGTGGTTTCCGGCATCAACAACGGCGCCAACATGGGCGACGACACCATTTATTCGGGCACCGTGGGCGCGGCAATGGAGGCGTATCTGTTCGGCATTCCGGCCATCGCGTTCTCCCAGATCGAAAAAGGCTGGGCGCATGTCGATGCGGCCGCCCAGGTGGCGCGGCGGCTGGTGCAGCAGATCGAGCGAGAGCGCATGCTCGATGGCGGAGCGTTCCTGCTCAACGTGAATGTGCCGAACCGGCCCTTCGACGAGCTCAAGCCGATGACGGTGTGCCGGCTGGGCCGCCGCCATGCGGCGGAAAAAGTGATCACGCAGGAAAGCCCGCGCGGCGAGACCATGTACTGGATCGCAGGCGCCGGTGGCGCCAAGGACAGCGGCGAGGGCACCGACTTTCATGCCACCGCGGCCGGCCACATTGCATTGACGCCGCTGCAGATCGACCTGACAGACCATGCCAACCTGGGGCAATGGCGCGAGACGGTTGCCCGTCTCGGCAATTGA
- a CDS encoding NADPH:quinone oxidoreductase family protein gives MHAWLCENPTGVDALTWKELPTPVPGPGQVLIEIRAASLNFPDLLIVQNKYQIKPPLPFVPGSEYAGVVQAVGEGVTHLKVGQNVACLSGTGGFATHTLAPAALCMPLPEGFGHVDAAAFIMIYATSWHALMDRAQLKAGETVLVLGAAGGVGTAAIQIAKAAGAKVIAAASTDEKCELCRSIGADATINYTTHALPGGFRDAIKAATDGKGPDVIYDPVGGDFAEPAFRSIAWRGRYLVVGFASGPIPSLPLNLTLLKGASLVGVFWGDFAKREPKANAQMMAELAHWYGQGKIKPVIDSTVPMAQLKAAYAHMGSRGVKGKLVMVN, from the coding sequence ATGCACGCATGGCTTTGCGAAAACCCCACCGGCGTCGATGCGCTGACCTGGAAAGAACTGCCCACACCGGTGCCGGGTCCGGGCCAGGTGCTGATCGAGATCAGGGCGGCGAGCCTGAACTTTCCCGACCTGCTGATCGTCCAGAACAAATACCAGATCAAGCCGCCGCTGCCCTTCGTGCCAGGCTCGGAATATGCAGGCGTGGTCCAGGCAGTGGGCGAAGGCGTCACGCATCTGAAGGTAGGACAGAACGTGGCGTGCCTCTCGGGCACGGGCGGGTTTGCAACCCACACGCTGGCCCCGGCCGCGCTTTGCATGCCGCTGCCGGAAGGCTTCGGCCACGTCGATGCGGCGGCGTTCATCATGATCTATGCCACCTCATGGCATGCATTGATGGACCGCGCGCAATTGAAGGCCGGAGAAACCGTGCTCGTGCTCGGCGCTGCTGGCGGCGTGGGCACCGCGGCGATCCAGATCGCAAAGGCGGCGGGCGCCAAAGTAATAGCAGCGGCTTCGACCGACGAGAAATGCGAACTCTGCCGCTCCATTGGCGCCGACGCCACAATCAACTACACGACGCACGCGCTTCCAGGCGGCTTTCGCGACGCCATCAAGGCCGCGACCGACGGCAAGGGGCCCGATGTCATTTACGACCCGGTGGGCGGCGATTTCGCAGAGCCGGCATTTCGTTCGATTGCCTGGCGCGGGCGCTATTTGGTCGTTGGCTTTGCCTCGGGCCCGATTCCATCGCTGCCATTGAATCTGACGCTGTTGAAAGGCGCCTCGCTGGTCGGCGTGTTCTGGGGCGATTTCGCCAAGCGCGAGCCCAAGGCCAATGCGCAAATGATGGCCGAATTGGCCCACTGGTACGGCCAGGGAAAGATCAAGCCGGTGATCGACAGCACCGTGCCGATGGCGCAATTGAAGGCCGCCTATGCCCACATGGGCTCGCGCGGCGTCAAAGGTAAACTCGTGATGGTGAACTGA
- a CDS encoding H-NS family nucleoid-associated regulatory protein — protein MASTLADINSQIKKYDEQIAQLRKQAEDLRNEERAGVIDDVRRKIAEYGLTASDLKLSARGASVKRSAGVPAAKAAAKYRGPTGETWSGGRGRKPRWVTEALAAGKSLTEFEIK, from the coding sequence ATGGCTTCGACCCTTGCCGATATCAATTCTCAGATCAAGAAGTACGACGAGCAGATTGCGCAATTGCGCAAGCAGGCCGAAGACCTTCGCAACGAAGAGCGCGCTGGCGTCATTGACGATGTGCGCAGAAAGATCGCCGAATACGGTTTGACGGCTTCTGACCTGAAACTCAGCGCACGCGGCGCCTCGGTCAAGCGCAGCGCCGGGGTTCCCGCCGCCAAGGCAGCCGCCAAATACCGCGGCCCGACTGGCGAAACCTGGTCCGGCGGCCGTGGCCGCAAGCCGCGTTGGGTCACCGAAGCATTGGCCGCCGGCAAGTCGCTGACCGAATTCGAGATCAAGTAA
- a CDS encoding YbhB/YbcL family Raf kinase inhibitor-like protein, with protein MLEKLPEVIGHALHGMRAGLDKIIFNALGMRRGMASIVLTSVAFVDHAPLPPRYTADGEGVSPPLQWDNLPAETTSLVLVVEDADSPTPNPLVHAIVVGLRPSEGKLDEAAIPSRDNEGAAGLHVGRNSGLQAAWLPPDPPPGHGTHRYAFQLFALGGAPLFSAAPGRDEIFNALREHALASGLLIGTFERPDGSIKIKEAAPAGPLATG; from the coding sequence ATGCTCGAAAAATTGCCTGAAGTCATCGGCCACGCGCTGCACGGCATGCGCGCGGGACTGGACAAGATCATTTTCAATGCGCTGGGCATGCGCCGGGGCATGGCGTCGATCGTATTGACCAGCGTGGCCTTTGTGGACCATGCACCTCTTCCGCCGCGCTATACGGCGGACGGCGAAGGCGTCTCGCCGCCGCTGCAATGGGACAATCTTCCGGCTGAAACGACTTCGTTGGTGCTGGTGGTCGAGGATGCCGACTCCCCGACACCGAATCCGCTGGTGCACGCGATCGTGGTGGGGCTGCGGCCGAGCGAAGGCAAGCTCGACGAGGCGGCCATTCCAAGCCGCGACAACGAGGGCGCCGCCGGATTGCACGTCGGACGCAATTCCGGGTTGCAGGCGGCCTGGCTGCCGCCCGATCCGCCGCCGGGGCACGGCACGCACCGCTACGCCTTCCAGCTATTTGCGCTCGGTGGCGCGCCTTTGTTTTCCGCTGCGCCCGGGCGTGATGAAATCTTCAATGCGCTGCGCGAACATGCGCTTGCCAGCGGCCTGCTGATCGGTACTTTCGAACGGCCGGACGGCTCGATCAAGATCAAGGAGGCGGCGCCAGCCGGCCCCTTGGCGACGGGGTGA
- a CDS encoding GlsB/YeaQ/YmgE family stress response membrane protein, which translates to MSIVWTILIGFIVGLVARAVKPGDDSAGFIVTTLIGVAGSLIVTYVGQALGWYTAGQGAGFIASVLGAIVLLVLYGLIKRKS; encoded by the coding sequence ATGAGCATCGTCTGGACTATTCTGATCGGGTTCATCGTGGGTCTCGTGGCACGCGCCGTCAAGCCGGGCGACGATTCCGCGGGCTTCATCGTGACCACCCTGATCGGGGTTGCGGGATCGTTGATCGTGACCTATGTCGGCCAGGCCCTCGGCTGGTACACGGCGGGACAAGGTGCGGGCTTCATCGCGTCCGTGCTCGGTGCGATCGTGCTGCTGGTTCTCTACGGCCTGATCAAGCGCAAGAGCTAG
- a CDS encoding histidine phosphatase family protein, producing MGTLYLVRHGQASFGAADYDNLSELGRRQSVRLGEYWRERGMHFDAVITGTLKRHRQTWEGIAEGLGLQRDDVLPWPGLNEYDSEALIATIHEGKLEKPDSPEMYRHHFRLLRDGLGAWMQGKTEPAGMPSYVDFLAGVTTALDHVRDRHHGAKVLVVSSGGPISTAVGHVLGTSPETTIELNLRIRNTSVTEFAFTPKRHMLVTYNTLPHLDGPAYEGWVTYA from the coding sequence ATGGGAACCCTCTATCTCGTGCGCCACGGCCAGGCCAGCTTCGGCGCCGCCGACTATGACAACCTGAGCGAGCTCGGGCGCAGGCAGTCGGTGCGCCTCGGCGAATACTGGCGCGAGCGCGGTATGCATTTCGATGCGGTGATCACCGGTACGCTGAAGCGCCATCGCCAGACCTGGGAGGGCATTGCCGAAGGGCTCGGCCTCCAGCGCGATGACGTGCTCCCTTGGCCGGGGCTCAACGAGTACGACAGCGAAGCGCTCATTGCCACCATTCACGAGGGCAAGCTCGAGAAGCCCGATTCGCCCGAGATGTACCGGCACCACTTTCGACTCCTGCGCGATGGCCTGGGCGCATGGATGCAAGGCAAGACGGAACCTGCCGGCATGCCGAGCTACGTCGACTTTCTGGCCGGCGTGACGACGGCGCTGGACCATGTGCGCGATCGGCACCATGGCGCCAAGGTGCTGGTGGTGTCGAGCGGTGGACCGATCAGCACGGCCGTCGGCCACGTGCTTGGCACGAGCCCTGAAACCACGATCGAACTCAATCTCCGCATCCGCAATACGTCGGTGACCGAGTTTGCCTTCACGCCCAAGCGCCACATGCTGGTGACGTACAACACGCTGCCGCATCTGGACGGCCCGGCTTACGAGGGCTGGGTGACCTACGCCTGA
- a CDS encoding peptidyl-prolyl cis-trans isomerase has translation MFDFFRRYNKIVLIFLFLLIIPSFVLFGVERYQGSGDEKVARVDGNNITRPEWDAQHRIESDRIRQQSPNVDAALLESDVMRYGTLERMVRDRVLAAAAAKSNVTVSEERLTRLFAQDAGLAAFRTPDGKFDRETFQRVTGRTPEQYEAAMRADLATQQVLLGISGTAFTPPALAAATINAFYDRREIQVARFTPESFASKVTVSDADVEAYYKAHTAQFQSPEQASIEYLVLDIEAAKKNVSVNEADLKTYYEQNTARFGTKEERRASHILITAPASASAADRAKAKAKAEQLLAEVKKAPATFADVARKNSQDPGSAEKGGDLDFVTRGAMVKPFEDAMFALKKGDISDVIETEFGYHIIRLADIKPAVVPPFEQVRATIENEVRAQQATQEFAKAAEAFTDAVYQQPDSLKPAAEKLKLTIQTASNVARTPAPGVAGVLANRNFLSALFAADSLERKQNTEAIEVGSNQLAAGRVTQYTPARPMPLAEVKDKIRAQLVTERAAVMAKAEGEAKLAAWTAKADGATFGAPVTVSRREAQNQPISVIDAALRADAAKLPALVGVDLGTQGYAVVRVTKVVPRTPSAPEQAQQENAQVGQSVTAAEELAYYNLLKERFKAEILVPKPADTLPAAAR, from the coding sequence ATGTTTGATTTCTTCCGCAGGTACAACAAGATCGTCCTGATTTTCTTGTTCTTGCTGATCATTCCCTCGTTCGTCCTTTTTGGCGTGGAGCGCTACCAAGGCTCCGGCGACGAGAAGGTTGCGCGCGTCGACGGCAACAACATCACCCGGCCCGAGTGGGATGCGCAGCATCGCATCGAAAGCGACCGCATCCGCCAGCAGTCGCCGAATGTCGATGCGGCGCTGCTCGAATCCGACGTGATGCGCTACGGCACGCTGGAGCGCATGGTGCGCGATCGCGTGCTGGCCGCGGCGGCGGCCAAGTCGAACGTGACGGTTTCCGAAGAGCGCTTGACGCGACTCTTCGCACAGGATGCAGGGCTTGCCGCATTCCGTACGCCGGACGGCAAGTTCGACCGCGAGACCTTCCAGCGCGTGACGGGCCGCACCCCCGAGCAATACGAAGCCGCGATGCGCGCCGACCTGGCCACGCAGCAGGTGCTGCTGGGCATCTCCGGCACGGCGTTCACGCCGCCCGCGCTGGCCGCGGCCACGATCAACGCCTTCTATGACAGGCGCGAGATCCAGGTCGCACGCTTCACCCCCGAAAGCTTCGCGTCGAAGGTGACGGTCAGCGACGCCGATGTGGAGGCCTACTACAAGGCCCATACGGCGCAGTTCCAGTCGCCCGAGCAGGCCAGCATCGAATACCTGGTGCTCGACATCGAGGCGGCCAAGAAGAACGTCTCGGTCAACGAGGCCGATCTCAAGACCTACTACGAACAGAACACGGCGCGCTTCGGCACCAAGGAAGAGCGCCGCGCCAGCCACATCCTGATCACCGCGCCGGCCAGCGCATCGGCGGCCGATCGCGCCAAGGCGAAGGCCAAGGCCGAGCAGCTGCTGGCTGAAGTGAAGAAGGCGCCCGCCACCTTTGCCGACGTTGCGCGCAAGAATTCGCAAGACCCCGGGTCGGCGGAGAAGGGCGGCGACCTCGACTTCGTGACGCGCGGTGCGATGGTCAAGCCTTTCGAAGACGCGATGTTCGCGCTCAAGAAGGGTGACATCAGCGACGTGATCGAAACCGAGTTCGGCTATCACATCATCCGCCTTGCCGACATCAAGCCGGCCGTGGTGCCGCCGTTCGAACAGGTGCGTGCCACCATCGAGAACGAGGTCCGCGCGCAGCAGGCCACACAGGAATTTGCCAAGGCCGCGGAAGCCTTCACCGATGCGGTCTATCAGCAGCCGGACAGTCTCAAGCCGGCGGCCGAAAAGCTGAAGCTCACGATCCAGACCGCAAGCAATGTCGCACGCACGCCCGCACCCGGTGTTGCCGGCGTGCTGGCAAACCGCAATTTCCTGAGCGCACTGTTCGCCGCCGACTCGCTGGAGCGCAAGCAGAACACCGAGGCGATCGAGGTCGGCTCCAACCAGCTCGCAGCCGGCCGCGTGACCCAATACACGCCCGCGCGACCCATGCCCCTGGCCGAAGTCAAGGACAAGATCCGTGCGCAACTCGTCACCGAGCGCGCCGCGGTCATGGCCAAGGCCGAGGGTGAAGCCAAGCTCGCCGCCTGGACCGCGAAGGCCGACGGTGCAACGTTCGGCGCGCCGGTCACGGTGTCGCGCCGCGAAGCACAGAATCAACCCATTTCGGTCATCGACGCCGCGCTGCGCGCCGACGCAGCCAAGCTGCCCGCACTGGTGGGTGTGGACCTGGGCACCCAGGGCTATGCGGTGGTGCGGGTGACCAAGGTCGTTCCGCGCACGCCGTCGGCGCCGGAGCAGGCGCAGCAGGAAAACGCGCAGGTCGGCCAATCGGTGACCGCGGCGGAAGAGCTCGCGTACTACAACCTGCTCAAGGAACGTTTCAAGGCCGAGATCCTGGTGCCGAAGCCGGCGGATACGTTGCCCGCGGCGGCCCGGTGA
- a CDS encoding HU family DNA-binding protein: MNKTELIEHIAKNADISKAAATRALESTIGAIRTTLKKGGSVSLVGFGTFAVGKRAARTGRNPRTGDAIKIKAAKIPKFRPGKALKDALN, from the coding sequence GTGAACAAGACCGAACTGATTGAGCACATCGCAAAAAACGCCGATATTTCCAAGGCAGCCGCTACCCGCGCGCTTGAATCCACCATCGGCGCCATTCGCACCACGCTCAAAAAAGGCGGCTCGGTGTCGCTCGTCGGTTTCGGCACTTTCGCAGTCGGTAAACGCGCCGCCCGCACCGGCCGCAATCCACGCACCGGCGACGCGATTAAAATCAAGGCCGCCAAGATTCCGAAGTTCCGTCCGGGCAAGGCGTTGAAAGACGCACTGAACTAA
- a CDS encoding tartrate dehydrogenase: MTTHRIAVIAGDGIGKETMPEGLRVMDAAARKFGIDLKFDHFDFSSWDYCEKHGKMLPDNWKDQIGGHDAIYFGAVGWPEKIADHVSLWGSLLLFRREFDQYINLRPARLMPGITAPVVRRDGTPREPGEIDMYIVRENTEGEYSSIGGRMYEGTPREIVVQETVMSRVGVDRVLKFAFELAQSRPKKHLTSATKSNGISITMPYWDERVAEMAKNYPGVKLDKFHIDILTAHFVQRPDFFDVVVASNLFGDILSDLGPACTGTIGIAPSANLNPERTTPSLFEPVHGSAPDIAGKGIANPIGQIWCGAMMLEFLGHKKAHDAVLSTIEKVLAPQSGAPRTPDIGGNASTSDLGKAIADAL, encoded by the coding sequence CGGCACGCAAGTTCGGCATCGACCTGAAGTTCGACCACTTCGACTTTTCGAGCTGGGACTACTGCGAGAAGCACGGCAAGATGCTGCCCGACAACTGGAAGGACCAGATCGGCGGGCACGACGCAATCTACTTCGGCGCGGTCGGCTGGCCCGAGAAAATTGCCGACCACGTGTCGCTCTGGGGCTCGCTGCTCCTGTTCCGCCGCGAGTTCGACCAGTACATCAACCTGCGTCCCGCGCGGCTGATGCCCGGCATCACGGCCCCCGTGGTGCGGCGCGACGGCACGCCGCGCGAGCCCGGCGAGATCGACATGTACATCGTGCGCGAAAACACCGAAGGCGAATATTCGAGCATTGGCGGGCGCATGTATGAAGGCACGCCGCGCGAGATCGTGGTGCAAGAGACGGTCATGTCGCGCGTGGGCGTCGACCGCGTGCTCAAGTTCGCTTTCGAGCTTGCACAGTCGCGCCCCAAGAAGCACCTGACCAGTGCCACCAAGTCGAACGGCATCTCGATCACCATGCCGTATTGGGATGAGCGCGTGGCCGAGATGGCGAAGAACTACCCGGGCGTGAAGCTGGACAAGTTCCACATCGACATCCTCACCGCGCACTTCGTGCAGCGGCCCGATTTCTTCGACGTGGTGGTGGCGAGCAACCTGTTCGGCGACATCCTGTCCGACCTGGGCCCGGCGTGCACCGGCACCATCGGCATTGCGCCCAGCGCCAACCTCAACCCCGAGCGCACCACGCCGTCGCTGTTCGAGCCCGTGCACGGCTCGGCACCCGACATCGCCGGCAAGGGTATCGCCAATCCCATCGGACAGATCTGGTGCGGCGCGATGATGCTCGAGTTCCTGGGCCACAAGAAGGCGCATGACGCGGTTCTCTCCACCATCGAAAAGGTGCTTGCGCCCCAAAGCGGAGCACCGCGAACCCCCGACATCGGGGGTAACGCGAGCACCAGCGACCTCGGCAAGGCCATTGCCGACGCCCTTTGA